In a single window of the Roseiconus lacunae genome:
- a CDS encoding ABC-2 transporter permease produces MATQVTTVDSAVRSKHEPSSTSWFWWKETRQLAPLLVMLIAVAFLSLFFDVVGNSLLDWRVPHEALLLAIPGLFATGAGPLLVGQERAQRTIEWLMLLPISPRRLSTTKLLVSLVGLAIMWVIALMLLAFLEPGSASWSFGLRQGQAHGTLSLPVWLVHSIFVLLVGFYVSWRVENQFYALLLLILIAFSPFIAVSLTSTMVGRPLLSTEFDRWSLVFTCVGVVAMVPLSTRAAVRTLSAKPAPRARHLEVRQSSAVTSLAPRFKTHLAPIIWQSIGSAKGTWWVITAMFAAGAFASVVLVAEVLPRSIETLMPFLILLTAVAASWVGVCTFKHDGSTERLRFLADRGVSWKKTYLALHAFPVAFLSTALLLFALWNIKVDHFSPRGNSQMPSLLTMLFVTALVYSVSQWISQMFRTLILSVIVAPILAWAAVGWLGAAFQTCGFPIWGMVLCLLAPLVASFLLMNRYMDGRDRPWTFAVGAVVVVVIIGLPVLTSYRYVQSIPAMSSQQRTTLLNEALLIHQRATPANVANVSFEREIVDQSRLLQDTDLERKADAYRLDPDSVIENLRPGPSGEVQPGIVQGNAFSLWYGGFSLARLNWESNPEAWPEYAKWLTSSAILTKSLRAGPNLLSQEWADRLEIMLLDALASESIRSKRETDAVRAVVDAIGDRRIRAQARRDALLQTWRSSLLNPNAYWFGFGDHSLPTNYSGLSGWAIPRKDEAMVLTLLDGIEASKQDRSDSDWLRRMHQLADDHPGYQWSSYHPSQRERPAIEELHERDSHAFSYGLMWGRAWESLEPKALLSGEERPSTSSERESTES; encoded by the coding sequence ATGGCTACTCAAGTGACGACGGTCGACTCGGCGGTCCGTTCCAAGCACGAGCCTTCTTCGACGTCCTGGTTTTGGTGGAAAGAAACCCGCCAACTGGCACCACTGTTAGTGATGCTGATTGCGGTTGCCTTCTTGTCGCTATTCTTCGACGTCGTCGGCAATTCGCTACTGGACTGGCGTGTTCCCCACGAAGCCTTGCTGTTGGCGATTCCGGGGTTGTTCGCCACCGGAGCCGGCCCCCTGCTCGTCGGGCAAGAGCGGGCTCAGCGTACGATCGAGTGGCTCATGTTACTGCCCATTTCGCCGCGACGATTGTCAACGACCAAGTTATTGGTGTCATTGGTGGGGTTGGCGATCATGTGGGTGATCGCTTTGATGCTGCTGGCCTTCCTTGAGCCCGGTTCCGCATCTTGGTCATTCGGGCTGCGACAGGGTCAAGCCCATGGGACGCTCAGTCTTCCCGTCTGGTTGGTGCACTCGATCTTTGTCTTGCTCGTTGGCTTTTATGTTTCTTGGCGAGTCGAGAATCAGTTTTACGCGTTACTGCTGCTGATCTTAATCGCGTTCAGTCCCTTCATTGCGGTTTCGTTGACAAGCACGATGGTGGGGCGACCGCTATTGTCGACCGAGTTCGATCGATGGTCGCTTGTTTTCACCTGTGTCGGCGTCGTCGCGATGGTGCCGTTGTCGACTCGGGCGGCCGTGCGGACACTCAGTGCCAAACCCGCACCTCGGGCAAGACATCTCGAAGTTCGGCAGTCGTCAGCGGTGACCTCACTCGCACCTCGATTCAAAACCCATCTCGCACCGATCATTTGGCAAAGCATCGGATCGGCAAAGGGGACCTGGTGGGTGATCACCGCCATGTTTGCCGCGGGGGCGTTTGCGTCGGTGGTCTTGGTCGCCGAGGTGCTGCCACGGTCCATCGAAACACTGATGCCGTTTTTGATTTTGTTGACCGCGGTTGCGGCCTCTTGGGTGGGCGTTTGTACTTTTAAGCATGACGGATCGACCGAGCGACTACGCTTCCTGGCCGACCGAGGTGTCTCGTGGAAAAAAACCTATCTCGCACTGCATGCGTTCCCGGTTGCTTTCCTTAGCACCGCGCTACTGTTATTCGCTTTGTGGAACATCAAGGTCGACCACTTTAGTCCTCGCGGTAACAGCCAGATGCCATCGCTACTGACGATGTTGTTCGTCACGGCATTGGTTTACTCGGTCTCTCAGTGGATCAGCCAGATGTTTCGCACGCTGATCTTGTCGGTGATCGTTGCCCCGATTTTGGCGTGGGCGGCAGTAGGCTGGTTGGGAGCCGCGTTCCAAACCTGTGGATTTCCGATTTGGGGAATGGTGCTGTGCTTGCTGGCACCGCTTGTCGCGAGTTTCTTGCTGATGAATCGGTACATGGATGGGCGTGACCGTCCGTGGACATTCGCCGTGGGGGCGGTGGTCGTCGTTGTGATCATCGGATTGCCCGTGCTGACATCGTATCGATACGTTCAATCGATCCCGGCAATGTCATCGCAGCAACGGACCACGCTACTTAACGAAGCACTGTTGATACATCAGCGCGCGACACCTGCAAACGTTGCCAACGTTAGTTTTGAGCGTGAGATTGTTGATCAATCGCGTCTCCTTCAGGATACCGACCTGGAACGCAAAGCAGACGCTTACCGCCTTGATCCCGATTCGGTGATCGAGAATTTACGGCCGGGACCGAGCGGAGAGGTTCAGCCGGGAATCGTTCAGGGAAACGCGTTTTCGCTCTGGTACGGCGGGTTCTCGCTTGCTCGGTTGAATTGGGAGTCTAATCCCGAAGCTTGGCCGGAGTATGCGAAATGGTTGACATCGTCAGCGATTCTGACGAAGTCACTGCGCGCCGGACCGAATCTGCTTTCGCAGGAGTGGGCGGATCGATTGGAAATCATGCTGCTCGACGCATTGGCATCTGAGTCCATTCGATCGAAACGCGAGACCGATGCCGTTCGCGCTGTCGTCGATGCGATTGGCGATCGGCGAATCCGGGCTCAAGCTCGCCGCGATGCCCTCTTGCAAACGTGGCGTTCAAGTCTTTTGAACCCGAACGCTTATTGGTTTGGTTTCGGCGATCACTCGCTTCCGACGAATTACAGCGGCCTTTCCGGATGGGCGATCCCGAGAAAAGACGAAGCGATGGTCTTAACGCTTCTTGATGGAATCGAAGCATCGAAACAAGATCGCTCGGACAGCGATTGGCTTCGGCGGATGCATCAACTCGCTGACGATCATCCGGGCTATCAGTGGAGTTCTTATCACCCATCGCAACGGGAAAGACCAGCCATCGAAGAGCTTCATGAACGAGATTCACACGCGTTCTCTTACGGCCTGATGTGGGGAAGAGCGTGGGAATCACTCGAACCCAAGGCGTTGTTGTCAGGTGAAGAGCGTCCATCAACCTCATCCGAACGGGAGTCGACCGAATCATGA
- a CDS encoding zinc-dependent alcohol dehydrogenase family protein yields the protein MRSYHITGPGGLKSLTEVQADEPEIGPFDVLVEMKAWSMNYRDLAMPYGGYVGNDKVKRNPPMVPLSDGSGEVVAVGKSVDRFKVGDRVAGAFFQKWLDGELTAEQIGSALGGAIDGVLAERVAFHQDGLVSIPKTYSFEQAATLPCAAVTAWQALTLGNPRPGQTVLMLGTGGVSVFALQFAKAFGMRTIITSSSDEKLERARQLGADITINYREHADWERVVVEQTDGIGVDNVIEVGGAGTFEKSIASAKVSGRVSLIGVLTGNPDQNPSPMMALFKRLTVQGIYVGSRAMFEAMNRAIEVNQLRPVIDTQFSFDDVPAAYEHLKSAKHFGKIVITR from the coding sequence ATGAGAAGTTATCACATCACCGGTCCTGGGGGGCTGAAATCTCTCACCGAGGTTCAAGCCGATGAACCGGAAATCGGTCCGTTTGATGTGCTCGTCGAAATGAAAGCCTGGTCGATGAATTACCGTGACCTCGCGATGCCCTATGGCGGCTATGTCGGTAACGACAAAGTCAAACGCAACCCACCGATGGTCCCTCTTTCGGACGGTTCGGGCGAGGTGGTCGCGGTCGGGAAGTCAGTCGATCGATTTAAGGTCGGGGATCGTGTTGCCGGGGCTTTCTTTCAAAAATGGCTCGACGGCGAATTGACGGCCGAGCAGATCGGTTCGGCACTCGGCGGGGCAATCGATGGGGTCCTGGCCGAACGCGTCGCCTTTCATCAAGACGGTTTGGTTTCGATTCCAAAAACTTATTCCTTTGAGCAAGCGGCAACGTTGCCGTGTGCGGCGGTGACCGCATGGCAAGCGCTGACACTGGGCAACCCACGCCCCGGACAAACCGTGCTGATGCTGGGAACGGGCGGCGTCTCGGTCTTTGCCTTGCAATTCGCCAAGGCGTTCGGGATGCGGACGATCATCACGTCCAGCAGCGACGAGAAACTTGAGCGTGCCCGCCAGTTGGGTGCCGATATCACGATCAACTACCGTGAGCACGCGGACTGGGAGCGTGTCGTGGTCGAGCAAACCGACGGAATCGGAGTCGACAATGTGATCGAAGTCGGCGGTGCGGGCACCTTCGAGAAGTCGATCGCGTCGGCCAAAGTCAGCGGGCGTGTCAGCTTGATCGGAGTTCTTACCGGCAACCCCGATCAAAATCCCTCGCCGATGATGGCGTTATTCAAACGCTTGACAGTGCAAGGGATCTATGTCGGTAGCCGCGCGATGTTTGAAGCGATGAACCGCGCAATCGAGGTCAATCAACTACGGCCAGTCATCGACACTCAATTCTCGTTCGATGACGTCCCCGCCGCTTACGAGCATCTCAAGTCGGCGAAGCACTTCGGAAAAATCGTCATCACGAGATAG
- a CDS encoding ABC transporter ATP-binding protein, whose protein sequence is MSTTSEKDNATQPVITTDALTMHFRRCEALTDVDLTIRPGTVFALLGENGAGKTTMIRILTGFQQPTSGSCTVCGIDPQREPQAVRKRIGYVSDAPALYDWMTVAQIGGFTASFYDDQFLPVYQSMIRRYEIQPEQKIRFLSKGQRAKVALSLALAHDPSLLIMDEPTSGLDPKVRRSFLESMIDRAATGRTVFLSSHQISEVERVADTIAILHHGRIRLMGDLNEIRESIHQVVIDTDDPLRAIAKLGEPAEILMEETQGRSRQLYIQNLDNGMIDALKSTPGVTDVRCRLATLEEIFVACTTASPELEPTA, encoded by the coding sequence ATGAGCACTACTTCTGAGAAAGACAACGCAACGCAACCGGTCATCACCACCGACGCCTTGACGATGCATTTTCGCCGCTGCGAGGCGTTAACGGATGTTGATTTGACGATTCGTCCCGGGACCGTGTTCGCCTTGTTGGGTGAAAACGGGGCGGGAAAGACGACGATGATTCGAATCTTGACCGGGTTTCAACAACCGACAAGCGGAAGCTGTACGGTCTGCGGGATCGATCCACAGCGTGAGCCTCAAGCGGTTCGGAAACGGATCGGTTACGTCTCCGACGCCCCCGCGCTTTATGACTGGATGACGGTCGCCCAGATCGGCGGATTCACCGCGTCGTTTTATGACGACCAGTTTTTGCCGGTGTATCAATCCATGATTCGGCGGTATGAAATTCAGCCGGAGCAAAAGATTCGCTTTCTGTCCAAAGGTCAACGCGCCAAGGTCGCTTTGTCGCTGGCGCTCGCGCACGATCCGTCACTTCTGATCATGGACGAACCGACCAGCGGACTTGATCCGAAAGTCCGCCGCAGTTTTCTGGAATCGATGATCGACCGGGCGGCAACGGGGCGAACCGTTTTCTTGTCCAGCCATCAAATCAGCGAAGTCGAGCGGGTCGCGGATACGATTGCGATCCTGCATCACGGCCGAATCCGATTGATGGGTGACCTGAACGAGATTCGCGAGTCGATCCATCAGGTCGTAATCGACACCGATGATCCTTTGCGGGCGATCGCAAAGCTTGGCGAACCGGCAGAGATCTTGATGGAAGAGACTCAAGGCCGCTCACGTCAGTTGTACATCCAAAACCTGGACAACGGGATGATCGATGCACTGAAATCCACACCGGGGGTGACCGACGTTCGCTGCCGACTGGCGACGCTTGAAGAAATCTTCGTGGCCTGCACGACGGCAAGTCCGGAACTTGAGCCCACCGCATAA
- a CDS encoding DUF1501 domain-containing protein: MNLTAHTRRRFLGNVTTGLAGIGLMDLLGGPAHAAGGGQVSPHHTAKAKRVLQIFCPGAASHMDLWEHKPMLEKMSGKPMPGEENLVSFQGKNGNLMQSPWPFVPSGQSGKAISSMLPHMAEHVDDIAFVHSLHSKTNTHGPGCVFMNTGHDTEGFPGAGAWVSYALGSENENLPAYVAIPDIRGEPPNGKANWSNGFLPAKYQAITLSDQMPIRNLRRPDSVDVQTDQATRRFLDQMNRRFAAENPAESELQARVESYSLAARMQLSAPEVSDLSAESSATHRLYGTDDENKLKAAYARNCMLARRLLERGVRYVNLYCASRASGVDGLLNWDAHKTLKADYERHCPVFDQPTAALLSDLKQTGLLEETLVLWTTEFGRMPTHQQGTVGRDHNPDGFTCWMMGAGVKGGVSYGATDDFGRRAEVNPTTVWDYYATALHLLGYDHEKLTWYHNGLDRRLTDVHGHVINDVLA, encoded by the coding sequence ATGAACCTGACTGCTCACACAAGACGGCGTTTCCTTGGCAACGTCACCACGGGGTTGGCCGGTATTGGTCTGATGGACCTTTTGGGAGGCCCCGCGCATGCGGCCGGGGGCGGGCAGGTGTCGCCGCATCACACCGCTAAAGCGAAACGGGTGCTGCAGATCTTTTGCCCCGGCGCGGCGTCACACATGGACTTGTGGGAACACAAGCCCATGCTGGAAAAGATGAGCGGCAAGCCGATGCCGGGCGAGGAAAACTTGGTTTCCTTTCAAGGCAAGAACGGAAACTTGATGCAAAGCCCCTGGCCGTTTGTGCCAAGTGGTCAATCCGGCAAGGCGATCAGTTCGATGCTGCCACACATGGCCGAGCATGTCGATGACATCGCGTTCGTGCACTCACTGCACAGCAAGACGAACACGCACGGCCCTGGCTGCGTGTTCATGAATACCGGTCACGACACCGAAGGCTTTCCCGGGGCCGGTGCCTGGGTAAGCTATGCACTCGGCAGCGAGAACGAGAACCTGCCAGCCTATGTCGCGATCCCTGACATTCGCGGTGAACCGCCGAATGGGAAGGCCAATTGGTCCAACGGTTTTCTGCCGGCAAAGTACCAGGCAATCACGCTGAGCGACCAAATGCCAATCCGAAATCTTCGTCGACCCGATTCAGTCGATGTCCAAACAGACCAGGCAACGCGCCGCTTTCTCGATCAAATGAATCGACGATTCGCGGCCGAGAATCCCGCCGAAAGCGAGTTGCAAGCGCGGGTGGAATCCTATTCGCTTGCGGCGCGGATGCAGTTGTCGGCACCGGAGGTTTCTGATCTGTCCGCCGAATCCTCGGCAACGCATCGCCTGTACGGAACGGACGACGAAAACAAGCTGAAGGCCGCCTATGCGCGAAACTGCATGCTCGCCCGGCGATTGCTCGAACGTGGCGTGCGTTACGTGAACCTTTATTGCGCTTCACGAGCTAGTGGCGTCGATGGGTTATTGAATTGGGACGCGCACAAGACGCTGAAGGCCGATTATGAACGCCACTGCCCGGTGTTTGATCAGCCGACCGCGGCGCTGCTATCTGACTTAAAGCAAACCGGGTTGCTTGAGGAAACCTTGGTGCTTTGGACGACCGAGTTCGGCCGCATGCCAACCCATCAACAAGGCACGGTCGGGCGCGACCACAATCCGGATGGCTTTACATGCTGGATGATGGGGGCCGGGGTGAAAGGCGGCGTCAGCTATGGCGCAACCGATGACTTCGGACGCCGGGCGGAGGTAAACCCGACAACGGTTTGGGATTACTACGCCACCGCGCTACATTTGCTCGGATACGACCACGAAAAGCTCACGTGGTATCACAACGGACTCGACCGGCGTTTGACCGATGTGCACGGGCACGTCATCAACGATGTGCTGGCGTAA
- a CDS encoding GntR family transcriptional regulator, whose translation MFFSIDVHSDVAIYLQLVRQVKFAVAAGTLRPGQLLPSVRVLSNQVALNPNTVARAFNHLQSDGVIESLRGRGMIVRDDAVEACRQERETVLDERIGAVLSEAWNAGLSKKQIKTFVDAHLRSICETEPAVLTSASESGDNGQSETLDGAS comes from the coding sequence ATGTTTTTTTCGATCGATGTCCATAGCGATGTCGCGATTTACCTGCAGCTTGTGCGGCAGGTAAAGTTCGCGGTCGCCGCCGGCACGCTACGCCCGGGGCAGTTATTGCCCAGCGTTCGAGTGCTGAGCAATCAAGTCGCGCTCAATCCCAACACGGTCGCGCGGGCGTTCAATCATTTGCAATCCGACGGGGTGATCGAATCGCTCCGGGGGCGCGGGATGATTGTCCGTGACGACGCCGTGGAGGCTTGTCGCCAGGAGCGTGAGACGGTCTTGGACGAACGCATCGGCGCGGTGCTTTCGGAAGCCTGGAATGCGGGGCTATCCAAGAAACAAATCAAAACGTTTGTGGACGCACACCTGCGTTCGATTTGTGAAACCGAGCCCGCTGTTTTGACATCAGCGTCTGAATCGGGCGACAACGGTCAATCCGAAACACTTGATGGAGCGTCTTGA
- a CDS encoding DUF1553 domain-containing protein, translating into MKDTFLTWLTAFTFVVATGGSLAAVDFQSDVAPILREHCLRCHRPGNAEADLSIETAEALIDSETIIPGDAENSWLVELITAVDGARPQMPAEGEPLDDSQINAIRQWIDEGAIWPDDFQLKHQAKAGDDWWAFQPLVGGAGASIDQLIDQTLAENKLSRNPPAGKRELIRRATYDLIGLPPTADEIDAFLQDDSPGAYEKLLDRLLRSPHYGERWGRHWLDVVRFGESNGFERNVIINDLWPFRDYVIRSLNEDKPFDRLIKEHLAGDVIKPDDPDVVVGSAFLVAGPYDDVGNQDPVQAAQIRANTIDEMIRASSEAFLGLTVGCARCHDHKFDPITQHDYYSLYSTFAGIVHGREVLASPEERQQRAAKVKPLNERKTKLEKQIRELNAGVLQRANENLESYRKHWTRPPVDRTGTKETFPTVTAKFVRLICVSQDVNPPSSSGFRIDEFEVWSDTDKPQNVALASAGGKAYGSARRIEDFPDAYGPQLAIDGQTGARFIATGRDLTIELAEPTPINRVVFSSARGEDRPEHGKFVFVADYRIEVSGDRETWTVVATGDDRKPASHAGANGIRHQNHRLSIAAITEDETRQRQQWQRELDEVNRALAAIPSLPRVWIGKRDQQKARGPFHVFLGGSPQKKGDAVTTESLAVMSLGHAQAATGLPAYSMPADGSESERRLALASWVTDSNNPLTLRVLANRLWHYHFGTGIVATPSDFGYMGQRPSHPELLDFLAAQLRDHDWRIKPIHKQIMMSQTYRQSSEFRGQAAAVDAESRLLWRFPPQRLSAEAIRDTMLQVSGRWQRANIIDANTVATGQAEAPHDPSPVPDGGPGFRLYHFMQDNVCTYVPLDQHGPETYRRAVYHQNARASVVDLMTEFDQPDCAMGTPRRAVTTTPLQALTLLNHQFTLDMATAMAESLSKACEQSDMQTEAQVVLGYRRAFTRLPDENETQAAIDFIGQHGLPAFCRALLNASELIYVQ; encoded by the coding sequence ATGAAAGACACCTTCTTGACGTGGCTTACCGCATTCACGTTCGTTGTCGCCACCGGCGGTTCTCTGGCCGCGGTCGATTTTCAATCCGACGTCGCGCCAATTTTGCGTGAGCACTGCCTGCGATGCCATCGCCCGGGCAACGCCGAGGCAGACCTCTCGATCGAGACCGCCGAGGCGTTGATCGATTCGGAGACGATCATTCCCGGTGATGCCGAAAACAGTTGGCTGGTCGAACTGATTACAGCCGTCGATGGCGCGCGGCCACAGATGCCTGCCGAAGGTGAACCGCTTGACGATTCGCAAATCAATGCAATTCGCCAGTGGATCGACGAAGGGGCGATCTGGCCGGATGATTTTCAGCTCAAGCATCAAGCCAAGGCGGGCGATGACTGGTGGGCCTTCCAACCGTTGGTCGGCGGCGCGGGCGCGAGTATCGATCAGCTGATCGATCAAACGCTGGCGGAAAACAAGCTTTCGCGAAACCCACCGGCGGGAAAGCGGGAACTGATTCGGCGGGCAACGTACGACTTGATCGGGCTGCCGCCGACCGCGGACGAAATCGACGCCTTCTTACAAGACGACTCGCCGGGTGCCTACGAAAAGCTTCTCGACCGCTTGCTCCGGTCGCCCCACTACGGTGAACGATGGGGACGTCATTGGCTGGACGTCGTCCGATTCGGTGAAAGCAACGGATTCGAACGCAACGTCATCATCAACGACTTGTGGCCATTTCGTGATTACGTCATTCGCAGTTTGAACGAAGACAAGCCGTTCGATCGCTTGATCAAAGAACATCTCGCCGGCGACGTGATCAAACCGGACGACCCAGACGTTGTCGTCGGCAGTGCGTTTCTGGTTGCCGGACCCTACGATGATGTCGGCAACCAAGATCCGGTTCAAGCGGCACAGATCCGCGCGAACACAATTGACGAAATGATTCGCGCCAGCAGCGAAGCCTTCCTCGGCTTGACCGTTGGCTGCGCCCGCTGTCATGACCACAAGTTCGATCCGATCACGCAGCATGATTATTACTCGCTCTACAGCACCTTCGCAGGGATCGTTCACGGCCGCGAGGTGTTGGCCAGCCCCGAAGAACGCCAACAACGTGCGGCAAAAGTAAAACCGCTGAACGAACGAAAGACGAAACTGGAAAAGCAGATCCGGGAACTAAATGCTGGCGTTCTACAACGAGCCAACGAGAACCTGGAAAGCTATCGCAAGCATTGGACGCGACCGCCGGTTGACCGAACCGGGACGAAGGAAACGTTCCCCACCGTCACGGCAAAGTTCGTGCGTTTGATTTGTGTTTCGCAAGATGTGAACCCGCCGTCATCGAGTGGTTTCCGCATCGATGAATTTGAGGTTTGGTCGGATACGGACAAGCCACAAAACGTTGCCTTGGCGTCCGCCGGCGGCAAAGCTTACGGCAGTGCCCGCCGAATCGAGGACTTCCCCGATGCGTACGGCCCACAGCTTGCCATCGACGGGCAAACCGGAGCAAGGTTTATTGCAACCGGCCGTGACTTGACGATCGAACTTGCCGAGCCGACGCCGATCAACCGAGTCGTTTTTTCTAGCGCCCGTGGCGAAGACCGTCCCGAACATGGCAAGTTTGTCTTCGTCGCCGACTACCGGATCGAAGTCTCGGGCGATCGTGAAACATGGACCGTCGTTGCGACCGGGGATGACCGCAAGCCGGCGTCCCATGCCGGGGCTAACGGCATCCGCCATCAAAACCATCGACTTTCGATCGCCGCGATCACCGAAGACGAAACGCGCCAGCGACAACAATGGCAACGGGAACTCGATGAAGTCAATCGGGCGTTGGCCGCGATTCCCTCGTTGCCACGCGTTTGGATTGGTAAGCGCGATCAACAAAAAGCGCGCGGGCCGTTCCACGTTTTCCTAGGTGGTAGCCCGCAAAAGAAAGGCGACGCTGTCACCACGGAAAGCCTTGCGGTGATGTCGCTCGGTCATGCCCAGGCAGCCACCGGCTTGCCGGCGTACTCGATGCCCGCCGACGGGAGTGAATCCGAGCGTCGGCTGGCGTTGGCAAGCTGGGTCACCGACTCGAATAACCCGCTAACCCTTCGCGTCCTGGCCAACCGGCTCTGGCACTATCACTTTGGCACCGGCATCGTCGCCACGCCGAGCGATTTTGGCTACATGGGACAGCGTCCTTCTCATCCGGAGTTACTTGACTTCCTTGCCGCTCAGCTTCGTGATCACGATTGGCGAATCAAGCCGATCCACAAGCAAATCATGATGAGTCAAACGTATCGGCAATCTTCGGAGTTTCGCGGGCAAGCCGCCGCGGTCGATGCCGAAAGTCGCTTGCTTTGGCGGTTCCCACCGCAACGTTTGAGCGCCGAAGCGATCCGAGACACGATGTTGCAAGTCAGTGGACGTTGGCAGCGGGCCAATATCATCGATGCAAATACGGTCGCCACGGGCCAGGCCGAAGCACCACATGACCCTTCGCCGGTCCCCGACGGCGGACCAGGTTTTCGGCTCTATCACTTCATGCAAGACAACGTTTGCACCTATGTGCCGCTCGATCAACACGGACCGGAAACTTATCGGCGAGCGGTGTATCACCAGAACGCGCGAGCATCGGTGGTTGACTTGATGACCGAATTTGACCAGCCCGATTGCGCGATGGGAACGCCGCGGCGGGCCGTCACGACCACCCCGCTACAAGCGCTGACGCTATTGAATCATCAGTTCACGCTGGACATGGCCACTGCGATGGCAGAGTCGCTTTCGAAAGCTTGCGAGCAATCAGATATGCAGACCGAAGCACAGGTCGTCCTCGGCTACCGACGCGCGTTCACCCGCCTGCCTGACGAAAACGAAACGCAAGCGGCGATCGACTTCATCGGGCAACACGGGCTGCCCGCGTTTTGCCGAGCCTTGCTGAACGCCAGCGAGTTAATCTACGTCCAATAA